The region TATATAAAATTCTTCAGAAAAATAAATCACCGGCCCCTGCAAAAGCAGGGCAAATTGCGCCTCGGGACATTATAATACCAGCAGGCCCAACCTCTTTTGCACCAGGTCCATTAATTGGAGAACTCGGAATGCTAGGCCTAAAAACCGGTGTTGAAAATGGTAAAATTGCAATTAAAGAAAATAAAGTTGTAGTTAGGGAAGGTGAAGAAATTAAAGCTAATGTTATTGGAATACTAACAAGATTTGATATTAAACCAATGGAAATAGGTTTAGGCTTAACTGCTGCATATGAAAACGGCACCATCTTTACAAGTAAAATATTGCATATTGATGAAACAGAATATAAACAGAAATTTGTTGATGCTTCAGGATGGGCATTTAATCTTGCAATGGATGTTGGGTATCCAACAAAAGATAACATCGAATTAATGTTAAACAATGCCCATACTGTTTCAACTTCCCTTGCTTTAAGTGAAAATATCTTAACTAACGAAACTATTGAAAGCGTGCTTGCAAAAGCTGAAATACAAATGTTAAGCCTCAAGAAAACTGCAAACATACCTGACACTATTCAAGAAAACCGGTTTGAAGAAAATATTAAAAAACCAGTTAAAGAATCAATAGGTAATAGTAATATTAAAGTAGAACAAGCTGAAGAGATTATAACTGTAACAAAACATGCCGCAGATAAAGATATTAAAAAAGCTGAAAAGCTAATTGAGCAAATAAGAAAAGGATCAATTGATGCTGATGTTCAAGAAAAGGTTCCTAAAGGCCCTAGCGCCGAAGAACTTGTAAATGAGTTAATTGCTAATGACAAACAAGAAAAAAAAAGGCAAGAAGCAATGAAAGTTCCTACTGCTCATGAATTACTGCAAAAAAAACTAAAAAAAGAAAAAGAATTCGGAAAGAGTAATTAATTTCACTCTTAATTCATTTATTGGAGGTCATCAAAATGGAATACGTATATGCTGCAATGCTTTTGCATAAAGCAAAAAAAGAAATAACTGAGGATGCTGTTAAAAAGATACTTAATGCTGCGAGCATTGAAGTAAATGATGCTAAAATCAAAGCTTTAGTTGCTGCGCTTGAGGGTGTAAACATTGAAGAAGCTATCAAGAAACAAGCTGTAGCTGCTGCGCCTGTTGTTAGCGCTGCTCCAGTTACGCAAGCTAAAGAAAAGAAAGAAGAGAAGAAGGAAGAAAAGAAAGACGACGGCGCAGGTGCCGCGGGTCTAGGCGCCTTATTTGGTTAAACTTCTTTTTATTTTATTTTTTCTTTCTATTTTCGACACATTACAACGGCAGATTAACAATGGAACAAGATGATAATAATAAAAAATTCACTGAATTTAATAAAAAAAAACATAAAATAAAAGATTTGCGCAATCAATTAAATAAAATTAACGAAGAAAAAGAAAAATGGTTTTCTACTAAAAATTTGTTGCATAACAAAATTTCGGATTTGATTAAAGTTCTCAAAGAATCTAAAACCTGCAGAGACAGTCTTTCTGCCGATGTAAAAGTAAAAAAAGAAGACCGAAATAATATCAATGTCCAGATTAAAAAAAAAATAGATGAGATTAAAAAAATAAATCAAACCGGAGATAATAATAACCATGATAGAAAAAATAATCCCGCCCAAATAAAATATGAAATTAAAAAACTTGAGGAAAAATTTGAAACTGAAGCTATGAAATTTCCTCAAGAAAAAAAAATAATGCAGACAATTAAAGAACTTAAAAAGAAATATGAAGAAACTAAAAATGTTAATCTAACTCAAAATGATAATAGGCAATTGTCAAATGAAATTGATGAATTGAAAAAAAAATCTGATCTATTGCATAAAGAAATACAATCTAAAGCTAAAGAAAGTCAAATTAAACATGAAACTTTGATTAACGCTTCAGAGCAAATTAGAAAATTAAACACTGAAGAAAAAGAAGCATTTGGTAAATTTATTGAGCTAAAGAAAAACTTTGGCGAAATTAATAATTCACTTAAAAAAGAATTAAATGACTTGAATAGCTTACAATCGCAAATTTCAGAGATTAAACAAACAAAAATAGAGGGTCAATCTAACACTCAAAAAAAACGGCTTAGGGACTTAGAAAAAGACGTGGAAGAAAAAATTAAAACCGGCAAAAAATTAACCACTGAAGATTTATTAATTATTCAGGAAAACCAGTCTTAGAGAGTATATAAAATAATTCATTGTCGTATTCTAATATTTTAAATTCAAATCCAAGCTCGCTTGCAATATATTCAAACCATTTCCTGCGGGTCGATCTCATGGGTTTGCCACCTACGGATTTAGTTGAAAAGCTTACGGCTATAAATTTTGCATCCACAATATTTAATAATTTCCCCGTAATGTTTTTCTTAACAACTTCTAAAGAATCGAGAAGTTTAAACATAAAACATACATCGGATTTAATACCTTTCAATAAGGCATAATCTTTTATCAAATTTACCGGTAAAACTTTCCCGTTAATTTTCTTAAGCTTAAAATATTTCTGAATTATTACCAAATCCTGTTTATTCAGTTCTGATGCAATGTATTTTAAAGATTTAACATTCATCCAAGGAAATGATAACGGATTAAGACCGCATCCAATATCAATAATTGAACTGGGAACGGATGTAATCTTAAAAATCTCTTTATAGAGTTGAGCATATATCGGAATACGCTCTTTAGTTGATCTATGTGTCTCTAACAATTTTTGGTGAATATCTAAACTTTGAGGAGCTTTTTTTAACTGGTCAAATAAGCACGTCCTTTGATCAGAACCAAGTTGAAATAAAACATACGATTTTCGTAAATTTGACCGTATCATTTTTATAATCAGTTTGAATTCTTTGGAAAGTTTAAACTTTAAAAATGAGCCTGAAACTTCTATTTTGTCTTGAATTTTCTTATGTTTTTTTACAAAATCAGATACTTGATCGGCTATAAATTCTGAATCTATTTCATTTAACTCATGTTTATCTTTTATTGCCTGAACGATGAATGACAGATATTTCATAATTGATATCAATCCCCGGTTATTTAAAAACATAACTATTAAAAGATGCAGATAATTCCCTATATGCATGAGCCGAATTGCTGTAGTTAAAAAAGAAGATTGTAATCCTGTAGGTTGCGGTAATTATCTTTGCATAAGAGTATGTCCAATTAATCGGAAAGGTGAAAACTGTATATTTAAAGGAGACGACCGCAAAATAGGGATAGACGAAACTCTTTGCATAGGCTGCAATATCTGCGTAAAAAAATGCCCTTTTGAAGCAATAAGCATAATTAACCTGCCTGAAGAACTTAAAAAAACTCCAATACATCAATATGGAAAAAATGGGTTCCATCTTTATAATTTACCTATTCCGCAATTCGGCAAAGTAGTAGGGCTGCTTGGCATAAATGGTATAGGAAAATCTACTGCTATGCAAGCGCTCGGGGGATTATTAAAACCAAACCTTGGAAAGGAGGGAGAGTCAACATATGATGAATTAATCCAATTTTTTAAAGGCACAGAAGCGCAAAAATATTTTGAAAAAGTTAAAAATGGAGAAATTGTCGTTGCATATAAATTGCAACAAGTAGACTTGATAAATAGACAATTTAATGGAAAAGTCCGCGATTTGCTAGAAAAAGTAAATGAAAAAAATGAACTTGATAAAGTATGCAATGCATTAGGAATTGAAATGATACTTGATAATGATATTAAAACTATATCTGGCGGTGAACTGCAAAGGGTTGCAATTGCTGCAACTATATTAAAAAAAGCTAATCTGTATATTTTTGATGAACCCACTTCCTATTTAGATGTAAAACAGCGCATTATTATCAGTAAATTTATTAGAGGGCTTGCAAATGAAAATACTGCTGTTTTAGTTGTAGAACACGACTTGATTATTCTGGACTATATGACCGACTCAGTGCATTTGATGTATGGTAAACCTGGCGCATACGGCATTGTTTCACTTCCAAAAACAACAAAAGCCGGTATTAATGCTTATCTTGAAGGCTATATGGCGGATGCAAATGTAAGATTCAGGGATCATAGAATCAAGTTTGAAAAAAATGCTTTCAAGAAAAAAAAAGAAGGAGGAATAATTTTAACAGAGTGGATTGATATGAAAAAGACGTTAAATAATTTTAATTTAACCGCAAGTAAAAGTATTCTTTATAGACATGAAGTTGTAGGGGTGTTAGGAGAAAATGGGATCGGGAAGACCTCATTTATCAAGATATTAGCAGGTGAAATTCAACCCGATACCGGTAAAATTGAAAAAAGTGTAAAGGTTTCTTATAAACCCCAATACTTAAAAAATGATTCAGATGAACTCGTAATGGTAACATTGCGTGATGCTATTGCTAAATATGACACTGAAATAATCAGACCGCTAAACATTAAACCTTTATTTACAAAACAGCTTAACCAATTATCCGGCGGCGAACTACAGAAAATTGCAATTGCTTTATGCTTGTCAAAAGATGCTGAATTATATTTAATGGACGAACCTTCAGCTTATCTTGATGTAGAGCAAAGACTGGTGACAGCCCGCGTAATCAAAGATTTAATGGAAAATAAAGGTAAAACCGCTTTTATTGTGGATCATGACTTATTATTTTTAGATTTCTTGTCGGAGAAATTAGCAGTATTCGAAGGTGAACCAGCTAAATCTGGCAAACTTAATGCTATATTAAGTATGGAAAATGGTATGAACATGTTCCTAAAAAATCTAAATCTAACTTTTAGAAGAGATATTGAAAGCGGCAGACCGCGCGCAAATAAACCCGGCTCTATTAAAGATAGAGAACAAAAAAACGCAAATAAATATTATTATTAAGATTCAGCATATACAGAAAGTCAATCGAAACATAACACCCCTGCGAAATACATCCGCGGAAAATAAAATTTTAAATCTTTCTAACAAATGATAAGAATCCCGAATGGCCCATCATCTTGGATTTAGGTCTAACCTTTCTACCCGATACTTCCCATTCCCGTTCAATTACTTCAATGGTTTTAATATGGATAAAGTTTTCATTATTTACTAACGCATTAACAAAATCTGCAACCTGTGGAATGCACGGACTATATGAGACTATAAACCCGCCTTGTTTTAATGATTTTACCGCATGAGGAAGAACTTTCCACGGTTCGGGAAGGTCAAGTGTAAAAACATCAACATTTTTATCTTCAATTCCGTCATAAATATTATGTTCCTTTGCTATAACATTTTTTAAGTTAAGAAATTTAATATTTTCATTTACAAGCGCAACATGCTCTTTTTTTATATCGTATGTAGTAACTTTTTTTGCAATATTTGCAAGAAATAATGATAAACCCCCAGAACCTGAACCTGCATCAACAATCACTGAACCTTTTCCTATCCCTGTCTCTGCTATAAGATACCCAACATCTTTTCGGGGTATGATTTGAGCTATTCTTTTTATTCTTTTGTAAACGTCAATAAAGCTTGTATCAATAATTTGAAATTCCGTACCCATACTTGAGTTAATAGAAGTTTTTTTTTTAAGATCTGCTTTGCTAATTACCCCATTTTCGGTATGAAAATCATTAGAGATGTCTTTGATAAAATATTCTCGCTGTTTTATTATAGTAACTTCTCTGCCAGTATCTTCAAAAAATTGTTTTTTCTCCTTTCTGTAAATCAGCTTGGACATATTTTGTTAAATAAATATATTGATTTATAAATGTTGCTTTTCACATGCGCTGTCCAGAAAGTTCATTGTCTGTATATTAGGATAGAATTTAAAACATAAAGCAGCTAAGAACGTTCTTGCAGTTATAGTTAAATCTGAAGATGCTAATTGACAATGAGACGACTCTGGGACAGCGCCTTTTCACAAGATTTAAATACGTTGTTCAACATTTGATAACTAATGGAATTGTTAAAAGAAATATTAAAATCCCATAAAATAAAAGACACTGAACGTAAAGTTAGACCAATCCTCAATAGGATTAAGACTGAGATTGAGACTGAGAATATCAATGCAGAGGTTGTCCTTGGAGGAAGCGTAGCTAAAGGCACTCACCTAAAAAAATATGATTGCGATATTTTTGTAAAATTTGGCGAAACATATAAAGATAAAAATTTGTCTGAATTACTCGAAAAAATATTGCAATGTTTTGATAATGTTGAAAGAGTACATGGCTCCAGAGATTATTTTAAACTATTATATCAGCATATTGAATTTGAAATTGTTCCTGTATTAAATATTAAAAATTCCGAAGAGGCGTTAAATGTTACAGATGTCAGCCCATTACATGTCCTATGGGTTAAAAAACACATTGGAAAAAAAGCTGATGATATTAAACTTGCAAAATTATTCTGCAAAGCCCAGAGAGTTTATGGGGCAGAATCTTTCATCAATGGATTTTCAGGATACATGATTGAAATTCTAGTTATCTATTATGGAAGTTTTTTAAATTTTTTAAAAGGAGTAAGCAATTGGAAATTGAAAGAAGTAATTGATTTTACGCAGTATTATAAAAATGAAAAAGAAGTTTTCAAAACATTAAATAAGGCTAAACTTGACAGTCCATTAATTTTAATAGACCCTGTACAAAAAGAGAGAAATGCCGCCGCAGCACTTAGTTATGAAAAATTTAACCTGCTAATAGCGGCTGCTGCAAAGTTTCTTGCAGGCCCTTCAAAAAAGATGTTTTGCATGCATAAATTTTTATTAAAAAAAATTAAAATCAAAGCTAAAAAAGAAAAAGGTGTTTTAATCATGATTGAAGCTGCACCTTTAGAAGGAAAAAAAGATGTTATAGGGGGGAAATTATTAAAATGTTTTAATTATGGAAAAAGGCAGTTGGAATTAAACGATTTTAAGTTATTAGATTCTGACTGGTACTGGTCTGATATTAAACAAAATGCATATATGTGGTACATAGTCCATCCAGAAAAATTATCCGAATATAAAATACATGCAGGACCTTTAATTAGTTCAAACAAAAAAGATGTTGCAAAATTTATTAAAAAACATAAAAAATATAAAATAGAAAATAACAGAATATATAGCGAAATTAAAAGGAAATATACTAAACCTAAACAATTAATTAAAACCCTCATGAATATTTATTTTAAGGACAAAGTCAAAAAAAATAAATTAATCGAATAAACCCGCAAAAAATAATAGTCAAAAGCCCGCTGTAAATATGAGATTTTGACTACCCAATAACCCCCAGTCAAAAACTGGTGAAAAATTAGTGTATTTTAATTTAAATTATAATTTATATTACCATTCGGCCCTTTTTAAGGATCCAGACTTCACTACCATCAGGTTTTACACCATAAATATCAAGTTTTTGTTTCGCGGCATCAATTACAATATCAAAATGATAAACGGTTTGTCTGTCTTTCTCAAAACCCATGCCTAATGCAATATGTATCATTCTGGCGATTTTTTCATTGACAACGAGATAATCGCAAATTTTGGCCGTTGGATGCGTATTAATTGCAAATTCCCCTATTCTGTCAAAGTTAGATTTTTGTGATTCTATAAATTCTTGAGGTAAAGCCCCGCTTTTTTCCTTTTCAAACAATATTTTCAAATGTTCTTCTTTTACATGTTCAATATTCAATAAAATATCCTTTTCAGCTTTGATTATCTGATATCTTCCATCTTGAACTTCAACTATTATCGGATGCTTACTTGAAAGTTTAACACTCCTATCGGTATGCATTACTACGTCACCAACAAATGTGCCTTGCATACTCTGGGGGGTAAAAAATACTTCACCTCCAGGTATATTTGTATATCTCCCAAATGATATTTTAGTTTTCTTAAATAATTCTTTATCAACTATAGTAGTAACATCTGAATAATCCGGAAATAATTTCCGATGGGATATGTCCACAAGTAAATTAGTTGAATGACTATCATTCCCCTCGCTTCCAACAACATTTATCATTATACACCCCTGTAACTCCATGTATAACTTACGCGTTATATCGCGAAATTTTTTATAATTGATATTTGTAGTCTCTACAAAAACATCAATAGGCAATGTCTCAGTTAAAGCAATCCTTGTCATCGGTAATCTGTCATCTTCATATGATTGAGGTTCATCTGATTGTTTTAGAAACATTTTAGCGGGTGAATCCCATCTACTTTTACCATTTGAAGTCGGATATCCAATACATTCTCCAAAAAAATGTCTCCCCCTAAAACCTTGCGGTGAGATAATAAGTTCTGCAGTTGGCGGAACAAGATCCTTTAACTTAAAAATTTTAGAGATGTCAGAATATGATTTGAAAACTGCTTCACTTGATTTTTTACAATGTTCACACCCTTGCAATGTCTCTAATAAATCAAATATATGTTCAGCAGGTTCAAAAGGCGACACTCTAACTGTTTTACCTTTTATCACCGGAAAGGCGCCTAAACTTTTTGCTGATTTCATTAATAACCAAGTAATTGCATAAGAGTCAAGATAATCTTCTAAAGGAAGTTTCAAAATGTTTTCTGGCGGAATTAAAGGTAAATCAATCTGTACTTTCTCTTTTTTCTTAAGAGCAAAAACATTTTTCCATATCTTCTGCGTTGCCGAAGTTAACTGTTTTAATTTATATGGTTTGAACCATTTATATTTGTAAGGAAGCTTAATCTTGCCGGCATTAAAT is a window of Candidatus Woesearchaeota archaeon DNA encoding:
- a CDS encoding 50S ribosomal protein L10 gives rise to the protein MVNIAEYKKKKIEEFVNLIKEYPIIAAVDMENLPTPQLQNMRAQLRKKVVLKMTKRRFMKIAFEQAKEFKPGIEKLSKYLSGMPALLFTKDNPFTLYKILQKNKSPAPAKAGQIAPRDIIIPAGPTSFAPGPLIGELGMLGLKTGVENGKIAIKENKVVVREGEEIKANVIGILTRFDIKPMEIGLGLTAAYENGTIFTSKILHIDETEYKQKFVDASGWAFNLAMDVGYPTKDNIELMLNNAHTVSTSLALSENILTNETIESVLAKAEIQMLSLKKTANIPDTIQENRFEENIKKPVKESIGNSNIKVEQAEEIITVTKHAADKDIKKAEKLIEQIRKGSIDADVQEKVPKGPSAEELVNELIANDKQEKKRQEAMKVPTAHELLQKKLKKEKEFGKSN
- the rpl12p gene encoding 50S ribosomal protein P1 codes for the protein MEYVYAAMLLHKAKKEITEDAVKKILNAASIEVNDAKIKALVAALEGVNIEEAIKKQAVAAAPVVSAAPVTQAKEKKEEKKEEKKDDGAGAAGLGALFG
- a CDS encoding ribosome biogenesis/translation initiation ATPase RLI gives rise to the protein MSRIAVVKKEDCNPVGCGNYLCIRVCPINRKGENCIFKGDDRKIGIDETLCIGCNICVKKCPFEAISIINLPEELKKTPIHQYGKNGFHLYNLPIPQFGKVVGLLGINGIGKSTAMQALGGLLKPNLGKEGESTYDELIQFFKGTEAQKYFEKVKNGEIVVAYKLQQVDLINRQFNGKVRDLLEKVNEKNELDKVCNALGIEMILDNDIKTISGGELQRVAIAATILKKANLYIFDEPTSYLDVKQRIIISKFIRGLANENTAVLVVEHDLIILDYMTDSVHLMYGKPGAYGIVSLPKTTKAGINAYLEGYMADANVRFRDHRIKFEKNAFKKKKEGGIILTEWIDMKKTLNNFNLTASKSILYRHEVVGVLGENGIGKTSFIKILAGEIQPDTGKIEKSVKVSYKPQYLKNDSDELVMVTLRDAIAKYDTEIIRPLNIKPLFTKQLNQLSGGELQKIAIALCLSKDAELYLMDEPSAYLDVEQRLVTARVIKDLMENKGKTAFIVDHDLLFLDFLSEKLAVFEGEPAKSGKLNAILSMENGMNMFLKNLNLTFRRDIESGRPRANKPGSIKDREQKNANKYYY
- a CDS encoding methyltransferase domain-containing protein, coding for MSKLIYRKEKKQFFEDTGREVTIIKQREYFIKDISNDFHTENGVISKADLKKKTSINSSMGTEFQIIDTSFIDVYKRIKRIAQIIPRKDVGYLIAETGIGKGSVIVDAGSGSGGLSLFLANIAKKVTTYDIKKEHVALVNENIKFLNLKNVIAKEHNIYDGIEDKNVDVFTLDLPEPWKVLPHAVKSLKQGGFIVSYSPCIPQVADFVNALVNNENFIHIKTIEVIEREWEVSGRKVRPKSKMMGHSGFLSFVRKI
- the cca gene encoding CCA tRNA nucleotidyltransferase, producing MELLKEILKSHKIKDTERKVRPILNRIKTEIETENINAEVVLGGSVAKGTHLKKYDCDIFVKFGETYKDKNLSELLEKILQCFDNVERVHGSRDYFKLLYQHIEFEIVPVLNIKNSEEALNVTDVSPLHVLWVKKHIGKKADDIKLAKLFCKAQRVYGAESFINGFSGYMIEILVIYYGSFLNFLKGVSNWKLKEVIDFTQYYKNEKEVFKTLNKAKLDSPLILIDPVQKERNAAAALSYEKFNLLIAAAAKFLAGPSKKMFCMHKFLLKKIKIKAKKEKGVLIMIEAAPLEGKKDVIGGKLLKCFNYGKRQLELNDFKLLDSDWYWSDIKQNAYMWYIVHPEKLSEYKIHAGPLISSNKKDVAKFIKKHKKYKIENNRIYSEIKRKYTKPKQLIKTLMNIYFKDKVKKNKLIE